One genomic region from Nocardioides plantarum encodes:
- a CDS encoding heparan-alpha-glucosaminide N-acetyltransferase domain-containing protein, which yields MAAASASDSSTRSPRLVGLDVARCLALLGMMATHVLDGRTPAGEITTSHWLAGGRASALFAVLAGVALALVSGRRTPVRGQVRVRVSLAIAVRSLAIAVLGLALGRLETGIAVILTYYAVLFVLGLPFLGLTWRPLLALAAGWAVAAPVASRLLVPHLPVRQFASPGFDQVETPWPLLSELLFTGYYPAVPWLTYLLLGLAIGRLDLRSRRVAAVLAAAGLAVAVAAVLVSDALTRSRFTVRELDEMAGGMYGQTPTEGPGSGWRWLTVVAPHSSTPFDLAQTAGSAALVIGLCLLVVDWLGDLSDHAERAVQVAFGAGAMTLTLYTLHVVMRTERVWPDEVPSSYVWHVVVVLWIGSVYAALRRRGPLERLVGWLPARIRSQSRDEVRR from the coding sequence GTGGCCGCCGCCTCGGCTTCTGACAGCTCGACGAGGAGCCCCCGACTCGTCGGTCTCGACGTCGCGAGGTGCCTGGCGCTGCTGGGCATGATGGCCACCCACGTGCTCGACGGCCGGACGCCCGCGGGCGAGATCACCACGTCGCACTGGCTGGCCGGCGGCCGCGCCTCGGCGCTGTTCGCCGTGCTGGCCGGGGTGGCCCTGGCGCTCGTCTCCGGGCGGCGTACGCCGGTCCGGGGCCAGGTGCGGGTGCGCGTGAGCCTGGCGATCGCCGTACGGTCGCTCGCGATCGCGGTGCTGGGGCTGGCGCTGGGCCGGCTCGAGACCGGGATCGCGGTGATCCTCACCTACTACGCCGTGCTGTTCGTGCTGGGCCTGCCGTTCCTCGGGCTCACCTGGCGACCGCTCCTGGCGCTCGCGGCCGGGTGGGCGGTCGCCGCTCCCGTGGCGAGCCGGCTGCTGGTCCCGCACCTGCCCGTCCGCCAGTTCGCGAGCCCGGGGTTCGACCAGGTCGAGACGCCCTGGCCCCTGCTGTCCGAGCTGCTGTTCACCGGCTACTACCCGGCCGTGCCGTGGCTGACCTACCTCCTGCTCGGCCTGGCGATCGGGCGCCTCGACCTGCGCTCACGCCGGGTCGCGGCGGTGCTGGCGGCGGCGGGACTGGCCGTGGCGGTCGCCGCCGTCCTCGTCTCCGACGCCCTGACACGCAGCCGGTTCACCGTGCGCGAGCTCGACGAGATGGCCGGCGGGATGTACGGCCAGACCCCGACCGAGGGGCCGGGCTCGGGCTGGCGGTGGCTGACCGTCGTCGCGCCCCACTCCTCGACCCCGTTCGACCTGGCCCAGACCGCGGGCAGCGCGGCCCTGGTGATCGGGCTCTGCCTGCTGGTCGTCGACTGGCTCGGCGACCTCTCGGACCACGCCGAGCGCGCCGTGCAGGTGGCCTTCGGGGCCGGTGCGATGACGCTGACGCTCTACACGCTCCACGTGGTGATGAGGACCGAGCGGGTCTGGCCCGACGAGGTGCCGTCGTCGTACGTGTGGCACGTCGTGGTCGTGCTCTGGATCGGCAGCGTGTACGCCGCCCTGCGACGTCGAGGCCCGCTCGAGCGGCTGGTCGGCTGGCTACCGGCGCGGATCCGGTCGCAGTCCCGCGACGAGGTCAGGAGATGA
- the purE gene encoding 5-(carboxyamino)imidazole ribonucleotide mutase, protein MSSETGPRVGIVMGSDSDWPVMKQAAEALAEFGVAHEADVVSAHRMPEEMLAYGKQAAGRGLSVIIAGAGGAAHLPGMLAAVTPLPVIGVPVALKTLDGMDSLLSIVQMPAGVPVATVAIGGARNAGLLAVRILAASDPALQEQMVTFQADLKKAAQDKGAAVRGDTGGRRLGF, encoded by the coding sequence ATGAGCAGCGAGACCGGCCCCCGCGTGGGCATCGTGATGGGCAGCGACTCCGACTGGCCGGTGATGAAGCAGGCGGCCGAGGCACTCGCCGAGTTCGGCGTCGCCCACGAGGCCGACGTCGTCTCGGCGCACCGGATGCCCGAGGAGATGCTGGCCTACGGCAAGCAGGCCGCCGGTCGCGGTCTGTCGGTGATCATCGCCGGCGCCGGCGGTGCCGCCCACCTGCCCGGCATGCTCGCCGCCGTCACGCCGCTGCCGGTCATCGGGGTGCCGGTGGCGCTGAAGACCCTCGACGGCATGGACTCGCTGCTCTCGATCGTGCAGATGCCGGCCGGGGTGCCGGTCGCGACCGTCGCGATCGGCGGCGCCCGCAACGCCGGGCTGCTCGCCGTACGCATCCTGGCGGCGTCCGACCCCGCCCTGCAGGAGCAGATGGTGACCTTCCAGGCCGACCTCAAGAAGGCGGCACAGGACAAGGGAGCGGCCGTGCGCGGAGACACCGGTGGCCGCCGCCTCGGCTTCTGA
- a CDS encoding 5-(carboxyamino)imidazole ribonucleotide synthase — MTSAPLVAVVGGGQLARMMAEPAAALAVPLRLLAEAEGVSAAQVIVDQLVGDHTDLADLRAVTAGAAVVTFDHEHVPTEHLHALEADGVAVRPGPSALVHAQDKGVMRERLAELGLPCPRNAIVASPADVEAFGLPCVLKITRLGYDGKGVWFVRSAADVAEPLRVAAEKGVRLLAEELVDFRRELSALVVRSPSGQAAAYPVVASTQVDGICHEVVAPAPDLDPELATQAQQVALTIAGELDVTGVLAVELFETQDGRILVNELAMRPHNTGHWTQDGAVTSQFENHLRAVLDLPLGSPAARASWTVMVNILGGPDHQVGRLYDGYPHAMARDPHLRVHLYGKDLRPGRKVGHVNAYGDDLDDCLERARHAAAWFRGDLGNESE; from the coding sequence GTGACCTCTGCTCCGCTCGTCGCGGTCGTCGGGGGCGGACAGCTCGCCCGGATGATGGCCGAGCCGGCCGCCGCGCTGGCCGTCCCGCTCCGCCTGCTCGCCGAGGCCGAGGGGGTCTCGGCCGCCCAGGTGATCGTCGACCAGCTCGTCGGCGACCACACCGACCTCGCCGACCTGCGCGCGGTCACCGCCGGCGCGGCCGTGGTCACCTTCGACCACGAGCACGTCCCGACCGAGCACCTGCACGCCCTCGAGGCCGACGGCGTGGCCGTCCGCCCGGGCCCCAGCGCGCTCGTGCACGCCCAGGACAAGGGCGTCATGCGCGAGCGGCTCGCCGAGCTCGGCCTGCCGTGCCCGCGCAACGCCATCGTCGCCTCACCGGCCGACGTCGAGGCCTTCGGGCTCCCGTGCGTCCTGAAGATCACCCGCCTCGGGTACGACGGCAAGGGAGTCTGGTTCGTCCGCTCGGCCGCCGACGTGGCCGAGCCGCTGCGTGTCGCCGCCGAGAAGGGCGTCCGACTGCTGGCCGAGGAGCTCGTCGACTTCCGCCGCGAGCTGTCGGCCCTGGTGGTGCGCTCGCCCAGCGGCCAGGCGGCGGCCTACCCGGTCGTGGCCTCGACGCAGGTCGACGGCATCTGTCACGAGGTCGTCGCCCCGGCGCCCGACCTCGACCCCGAGCTCGCCACCCAGGCCCAGCAGGTCGCGCTCACGATCGCCGGCGAGCTCGACGTGACGGGGGTGCTCGCGGTCGAGCTGTTCGAGACCCAGGACGGTCGGATCCTCGTCAACGAGCTCGCGATGCGACCCCACAACACCGGCCACTGGACCCAGGACGGCGCCGTCACCTCGCAGTTCGAGAACCACCTGCGCGCCGTGCTCGACCTGCCCCTCGGCTCGCCCGCGGCGCGCGCCTCGTGGACCGTGATGGTCAACATCCTCGGCGGGCCCGACCACCAGGTCGGCCGCCTCTACGACGGCTACCCGCACGCGATGGCCCGCGACCCCCACCTGCGGGTGCACCTCTACGGCAAGGACCTGCGCCCGGGCCGCAAGGTCGGCCACGTCAACGCCTACGGCGACGACCTCGACGACTGCCTGGAGCGCGCGCGGCACGCCGCCGCGTGGTTCCGTGGCGACCTCGGCAACGAAAGCGAGTGA
- a CDS encoding winged helix-turn-helix domain-containing protein, with the protein MHEVQGVRVDPVDRRVWVDGDEVTFSRKEFDLLLALISRAGEVVSREDLMRDVWHTTFWTSSKTIDVHLGWVRRKLHDDSRRPHLITTLRGRGLRFETEAPVRAT; encoded by the coding sequence GTGCACGAGGTGCAGGGAGTGCGGGTCGACCCCGTCGACCGCCGGGTCTGGGTCGACGGTGACGAGGTCACGTTCTCGCGCAAGGAGTTCGACCTGCTCCTCGCCCTGATCTCGCGCGCCGGCGAGGTCGTCTCCCGCGAGGACCTGATGCGCGATGTCTGGCACACCACCTTCTGGACGTCGTCGAAGACGATCGACGTGCACCTGGGGTGGGTCCGCCGCAAGCTCCACGACGACAGCCGGCGTCCCCACCTCATCACCACCCTGCGCGGGCGCGGTCTGCGCTTCGAGACCGAGGCGCCCGTGAGGGCCACGTGA
- a CDS encoding adenylate/guanylate cyclase domain-containing protein, with translation MPSYSASQVAREAGITLGEARRLWRALGFPEAEGAAVYTASDVEAIRALSAAIDTGLLDFDLAITITRALGQTMARLADWEVAALVHRVEELEQQSAENGEQAADRTTTALRMLDDLSDGFEAMMIYAWRRHLAAAVSRIVALGEADDLHTTQLTVGFADIVSFTALSNEISRERIGDLVELFESRCADVVAAQRGRVIKSIGDSILFVNDDPIRAYDTAEGIINVIGRDSRMPDVRLGLASGNVVMRLGDVFGPPVNLAARLTAVARRNRIIIDAATAELLPSDQFETRRLPERPVRGFGLVEPVAVRRH, from the coding sequence GTGCCGTCGTACTCCGCCTCGCAGGTGGCCCGCGAGGCCGGGATCACCCTCGGTGAGGCACGCCGGCTGTGGCGCGCGCTGGGCTTCCCCGAGGCCGAGGGGGCGGCGGTCTACACCGCCTCCGACGTCGAGGCGATCCGCGCGCTGAGCGCCGCGATCGACACCGGGCTCCTCGACTTCGACCTCGCGATCACCATCACCCGGGCCCTGGGCCAGACGATGGCCCGGCTGGCCGACTGGGAGGTCGCGGCGCTGGTGCACCGCGTCGAGGAGCTCGAGCAGCAGTCCGCCGAGAACGGCGAGCAGGCCGCCGACCGTACGACGACCGCGCTGCGCATGCTCGACGACCTAAGCGACGGCTTCGAGGCGATGATGATCTACGCCTGGCGCCGTCACCTGGCGGCCGCGGTGTCGCGCATCGTGGCGCTGGGGGAGGCCGACGACCTGCACACCACGCAGCTCACCGTCGGGTTCGCCGACATCGTCAGCTTCACCGCGCTGAGCAACGAGATCTCGCGCGAGCGGATCGGCGACCTCGTCGAGCTGTTCGAGTCGCGGTGCGCCGACGTGGTCGCCGCGCAGCGCGGCCGGGTGATCAAGAGCATCGGAGACTCGATCCTCTTCGTCAACGACGACCCGATCCGGGCCTACGACACCGCCGAGGGGATCATCAACGTCATCGGCCGCGACAGCCGGATGCCCGACGTACGTCTGGGCCTGGCCAGCGGCAACGTGGTGATGCGCCTGGGCGACGTCTTCGGCCCCCCGGTCAACCTCGCCGCGCGGCTGACCGCCGTCGCCCGCCGCAACCGGATCATCATCGACGCCGCCACCGCCGAGCTGCTGCCGAGCGACCAGTTCGAGACCCGCCGGCTGCCCGAGCGGCCGGTCCGCGGGTTCGGCCTGGTCGAGCCCGTCGCCGTACGACGGCACTGA
- a CDS encoding PH domain-containing protein, producing the protein MAISQKLLNPGEEIMVSTRTHAKALLLPLLTLVVLLAVGVAAQVLIDLDDADTERILELIIWGVVLVLVLWRVVWPTLDWLMASYTITNRRLITRNGILTRRGHDIPLSRISDVAYERDLIDRMLGCGTLVISDASTNGQVLIYDIPHVEETQRDLNQLLHKLHGGETQSAEGH; encoded by the coding sequence GTGGCCATCTCCCAGAAGCTGCTCAACCCCGGCGAAGAGATCATGGTCAGCACCCGGACGCACGCCAAGGCGCTGCTGTTGCCGCTGCTGACGCTCGTGGTGCTGCTGGCGGTGGGGGTCGCGGCGCAGGTGCTCATCGACCTCGACGACGCCGACACCGAGCGCATCCTGGAGCTGATCATCTGGGGGGTCGTGCTGGTGCTGGTGCTGTGGCGGGTCGTGTGGCCGACCCTCGACTGGCTGATGGCGTCCTACACGATCACCAACCGCCGCCTCATCACCCGCAACGGCATCCTGACCCGCCGCGGTCACGACATCCCGCTGAGCCGGATCAGCGACGTGGCCTACGAGCGCGACCTCATCGACCGGATGCTGGGCTGCGGCACGCTGGTGATCAGTGACGCGAGCACCAACGGCCAGGTGCTGATCTACGACATCCCGCACGTCGAGGAGACCCAGCGCGACCTCAACCAGCTGCTGCACAAGCTCCACGGCGGCGAGACCCAGAGCGCCGAGGGCCACTGA
- a CDS encoding biotin--[acetyl-CoA-carboxylase] ligase, producing MTTDSAARPPLDKARLGSGNPELMPDLTVEVVDSLGSTNAEVIRRALEGAPDGLVVVADHQTGGRGRLDRTWESPAGTSVTFSILLRPTTPTRAWPWLPLLTGYAIDKAIRASGLEAGVKWPNDVLVGDKKVAGILVERVETPQGPAAVVGVGINVSLTADELPVPTATSLELELGRPVDRTDVLVESLNAIREAVDAWELGGDDSGMRLHSSYAAACVTVGQDVRVDLPDGSVLEGRATEIDPAGQLVVESDGRRTFVSAGDVVHVRAV from the coding sequence GTGACCACGGACTCGGCCGCACGCCCACCGCTCGACAAGGCCCGCCTCGGCAGCGGCAACCCCGAGCTCATGCCCGACCTCACCGTCGAGGTGGTCGACTCCCTCGGGTCCACCAACGCCGAGGTGATCCGTCGCGCGCTCGAGGGCGCACCCGACGGGCTCGTCGTCGTCGCCGACCACCAGACCGGGGGCCGGGGCCGGCTCGACCGCACGTGGGAGTCACCCGCCGGCACCTCGGTCACCTTCTCCATCCTGCTGCGCCCCACGACGCCCACCCGCGCCTGGCCGTGGCTGCCGCTGCTCACCGGGTACGCCATCGACAAGGCCATCCGCGCCTCCGGTCTCGAGGCGGGCGTGAAGTGGCCCAACGACGTCCTGGTCGGTGACAAGAAGGTCGCCGGCATCCTCGTCGAGCGCGTCGAGACCCCCCAGGGCCCCGCCGCCGTCGTCGGCGTCGGCATCAACGTCTCCCTCACCGCCGACGAGCTCCCGGTGCCTACCGCCACCTCCCTCGAGCTCGAGCTCGGCCGACCCGTCGACCGCACCGACGTCCTGGTCGAGAGCCTCAACGCCATCCGCGAGGCCGTCGACGCCTGGGAGCTCGGGGGCGACGACAGCGGCATGCGCCTGCACTCGTCGTACGCTGCCGCCTGCGTCACCGTCGGCCAGGACGTCCGCGTCGACCTCCCCGACGGCTCGGTCCTCGAGGGCCGCGCCACCGAGATCGACCCCGCCGGCCAGCTCGTCGTCGAGTCCGACGGCAGGCGGACCTTCGTCTCGGCCGGTGACGTCGTCCACGTGCGGGCCGTCTGA